A single region of the Pseudalkalibacillus berkeleyi genome encodes:
- a CDS encoding 3-hydroxybutyrate dehydrogenase, which yields MVQNRVVYITGAASGIGYEIAQSFAEEGAKVVLTDMNEEGVLKASKELVDAGYEALGLKCDVTKEDEVKVTIEQTVSHFGSLDILINNAGLQHISAVEEFPTEKFELLTKVMLVAPFIATKHALPYMKKQKFGRIFNMSSINGLVGFAGKAAYNSAKHGVIGLTKVTALEAAEYGVTVNAICPGYIDTPLVQNQLEDLAENRGVTKEQVMEEVIYPLVPQKRLLSVKEIADYTLFLASEKANGVTGQAVVIDGGYTAQ from the coding sequence ATGGTTCAAAATAGAGTTGTTTATATAACAGGTGCAGCAAGTGGAATTGGATACGAAATTGCACAATCATTTGCTGAAGAGGGAGCGAAAGTCGTATTAACAGATATGAATGAGGAAGGGGTATTGAAAGCTTCCAAAGAACTTGTTGATGCTGGATATGAAGCACTTGGATTAAAATGCGATGTTACCAAAGAGGATGAAGTGAAGGTGACAATCGAACAAACCGTTTCGCATTTCGGCAGCTTGGACATTTTGATTAATAACGCTGGACTTCAGCACATATCTGCAGTTGAGGAATTTCCTACAGAGAAATTTGAGTTACTAACGAAGGTTATGCTCGTTGCTCCATTTATCGCTACTAAACATGCTTTACCGTATATGAAAAAGCAAAAGTTTGGGCGGATTTTTAATATGTCGTCGATTAACGGGCTGGTCGGGTTTGCTGGGAAAGCAGCGTATAATAGTGCGAAGCATGGAGTCATAGGATTGACGAAGGTCACTGCGCTTGAAGCAGCTGAATACGGCGTAACTGTCAATGCAATATGTCCGGGATATATTGACACACCCCTCGTTCAAAACCAACTCGAAGATCTAGCAGAAAATCGTGGGGTTACGAAAGAGCAAGTAATGGAAGAAGTCATCTACCCACTCGTACCACAAAAACGATTGCTATCTGTAAAAGAAATTGCAGATTACACGCTATTTCTAGCAAGCGAAAAGGCGAATGGGGTTACAGGACAAGCCGTCGTGATCGATGGAGGATATACAGCTCAATAA
- a CDS encoding GntP family permease, producing MLSMIGLIGGLILLIVLTMRGMNLLIVGPLCALFVAVLSGIPLFPQLAGEGEANLVGNYMSGFSSFVAAWFLMFLLGAIFGKVMEDSGAADSVSKWVVEKLGMKQAVLAIVLACAFLTYGGVSLFVVAFSVYPMALSLFKQANLPRRFIPATLAFGSVTFTMTSAGSPEIQNWIPIEYLGTSPYAGWEVSLIVALFMAGFGYWWLRKMISKAVAKGEIFEAREDDPEVAEKELPHPVAGMIPLLVVLAISFIFHDSLEQSALIVALTGGIIATYILNKKYFTDFWEAMSGGTLGALIAIGNTAAVVGFGGVAKGVPAFDMAVSAMTNIPGSPLIGGAIAVSVIAGMTGSASGGQAIALPILAPHYVDMGVNPEALHRTVAISSGALDSLPHNGYVVTTVRAICGETHQAAYGAVGALTVIVPLLGLALAVILFSFGIGI from the coding sequence ATGTTAAGTATGATTGGGTTAATTGGTGGACTCATATTATTGATCGTCTTAACGATGAGAGGCATGAACCTGTTAATCGTTGGACCATTATGTGCGTTGTTCGTTGCTGTATTAAGTGGTATTCCGCTTTTTCCACAGCTAGCTGGAGAAGGTGAAGCCAATTTAGTTGGGAACTACATGTCTGGATTTTCAAGCTTCGTAGCAGCATGGTTCCTTATGTTCTTATTAGGGGCTATCTTCGGAAAAGTAATGGAGGATAGCGGAGCTGCAGACAGTGTTTCAAAATGGGTTGTCGAAAAGCTCGGCATGAAACAAGCTGTACTAGCAATTGTTCTTGCATGTGCATTTTTAACGTATGGTGGGGTGAGCTTGTTCGTCGTAGCCTTTTCCGTTTACCCTATGGCGCTCAGCTTATTTAAGCAAGCGAATTTACCTCGTCGGTTTATCCCTGCTACATTGGCATTCGGTTCTGTTACTTTTACGATGACATCAGCAGGTTCACCGGAAATTCAAAACTGGATTCCTATTGAATATTTAGGAACGAGTCCATATGCAGGATGGGAAGTCAGCTTAATCGTTGCGCTCTTTATGGCCGGATTTGGCTATTGGTGGTTACGTAAAATGATTTCTAAAGCGGTTGCCAAAGGTGAGATATTCGAAGCACGGGAAGATGATCCGGAAGTTGCTGAAAAGGAGCTACCTCATCCAGTGGCAGGTATGATTCCGTTGCTCGTTGTTTTAGCCATTTCATTTATTTTCCACGATTCACTTGAACAGTCCGCATTAATCGTTGCGTTGACTGGAGGAATCATTGCAACCTACATTTTAAACAAAAAATATTTTACGGATTTCTGGGAAGCAATGTCTGGCGGAACACTTGGAGCCTTAATTGCAATTGGTAATACCGCTGCTGTAGTTGGGTTCGGTGGCGTCGCGAAAGGCGTACCGGCATTTGATATGGCGGTTAGTGCAATGACAAACATTCCAGGAAGTCCATTAATTGGAGGCGCAATTGCAGTCAGTGTCATAGCGGGTATGACAGGATCAGCATCAGGTGGTCAGGCAATAGCGTTACCTATTTTAGCACCACATTACGTAGATATGGGTGTGAATCCAGAAGCATTACACAGAACAGTGGCCATCTCTTCTGGTGCACTCGATTCTTTACCACACAATGGATACGTCGTTACGACAGTACGTGCGATTTGTGGAGAAACACACCAAGCAGCCTATGGCGCAGTAGGGGCATTGACGGTTATTGTTCCGTTGCTCGGGCTTGCATTAGCCGTAATCTTATTCAGCTTTGGAATTGGGATTTAA